A genome region from Candidatus Microthrix parvicella Bio17-1 includes the following:
- a CDS encoding phosphotransferase family protein, translating to MSDLPEGINADAVGAWMAEHIDTLAPPLTYTLIAGGHSNLTYSVTDTAGGHWVLRRPPLGQVLATAHDMAREHTIISALGPTDVPVPSVVGLCTDESINDAPFYVMDFVDGVVVRDESIASDLTPEQRARAGSSLIEVLHTIHTVDIDAVGLGDLGRKEDYLTRQLKRWNRQYEQSCTQVDEGTLPDLGTLHDLLAQSVPPQQRSSIVHGDYRLDNTMLGSDGSVVAVLDWEICTLGDPLADLGMLMCYWPDSGDAAAMPQLATVSLPGFPRRADLLNAYKKLSDLDLSGIDYYVAFGYWKLGCIIAGVYARYSGGAMGDAGRQGAEGFRTMIEGIVELAYDALEHDT from the coding sequence GTGAGCGACCTACCAGAAGGCATCAACGCCGACGCCGTCGGGGCGTGGATGGCCGAGCACATCGACACCCTGGCCCCGCCACTGACCTACACGTTGATCGCGGGCGGCCACTCCAACCTGACGTACTCGGTGACCGACACGGCCGGCGGGCACTGGGTGCTGCGCCGTCCGCCGTTGGGGCAGGTGCTGGCCACCGCCCATGACATGGCGCGTGAGCACACGATCATTTCGGCGCTTGGGCCGACCGACGTGCCGGTGCCTTCGGTGGTCGGCCTCTGCACCGACGAATCCATCAACGACGCGCCGTTCTACGTCATGGACTTTGTCGACGGCGTGGTGGTGCGAGACGAGAGCATCGCTTCGGACCTGACACCCGAGCAGCGAGCCCGCGCCGGCAGCTCCCTCATCGAGGTCTTGCACACCATCCACACCGTCGACATCGACGCGGTTGGCCTGGGCGACCTCGGGCGCAAAGAGGACTACCTGACGCGCCAACTCAAACGCTGGAATCGCCAGTACGAGCAGAGCTGCACGCAGGTGGACGAAGGAACGCTGCCCGACCTGGGCACATTGCACGACCTGCTGGCTCAGTCGGTTCCGCCCCAACAGCGCAGCTCGATCGTGCACGGTGACTACCGCTTGGACAACACCATGCTGGGCTCCGACGGTTCGGTGGTTGCAGTGCTGGATTGGGAAATCTGCACGTTGGGCGACCCGCTGGCCGATCTCGGCATGCTGATGTGTTACTGGCCCGATTCGGGCGACGCCGCAGCCATGCCCCAGCTTGCCACGGTGTCGCTGCCCGGATTCCCCCGGCGGGCGGACCTGCTGAACGCCTACAAGAAGCTGTCCGACCTCGACCTGTCCGGCATCGACTATTACGTGGCATTCGGCTACTGGAAGCTCGGCTGCATCATCGCCGGGGTGTACGCCCGCTACTCAGGCGGCGCCATGGGCGATGCCGGTCGCCAGGGAGCCGAGGGTTTTCGAACCATGATCGAGGGCATCGTGGAGCTGGCTTACGACGCATTGGAGCACGACACATGA
- a CDS encoding M15 family metallopeptidase encodes MGPVYAPSHQCPVPIGRLVVLEPTFLDLNGAPRRGTILVARAKAETLGRAFGELYSAGFRIERMDIWAAWWARLDPAAGELVNNTVGFSCRKLQSGSWSRHSFGEAIDINPVINPYSHRKYVFPKHPTIDYTQRRTRGKARVGEVAPYGPVTSAFWRLRWNWGGDWLTTKDWMHFSAPNATGVELIEHDEHDEVGQPEWQPKRQVGAVSAG; translated from the coding sequence TTGGGTCCGGTCTACGCACCGTCCCACCAGTGCCCGGTGCCGATCGGGCGGTTGGTGGTGCTCGAGCCGACGTTCTTGGACCTGAACGGCGCGCCGAGGCGTGGCACCATCCTCGTGGCCCGGGCCAAGGCAGAGACGCTGGGCCGTGCGTTTGGTGAGCTGTACTCAGCCGGATTCAGAATTGAACGGATGGATATTTGGGCCGCATGGTGGGCCCGGCTTGATCCGGCGGCAGGAGAACTCGTGAACAACACGGTTGGGTTTTCGTGTCGCAAATTGCAGAGCGGTAGCTGGTCGCGTCACTCATTCGGGGAGGCGATCGACATCAACCCCGTGATCAATCCCTACTCGCACAGGAAGTACGTCTTTCCAAAACACCCCACCATCGATTACACGCAGCGTCGCACCAGAGGTAAGGCCAGAGTCGGTGAGGTCGCACCCTACGGTCCGGTCACCTCCGCGTTCTGGCGGCTGCGATGGAACTGGGGTGGGGATTGGTTGACCACCAAGGACTGGATGCACTTCTCCGCGCCCAATGCCACGGGAGTCGAACTGATCGAGCATGATGAGCACGACGAAGTGGGTCAACCCGAATGGCAGCCGAAACGTCAGGTGGGGGCGGTGTCCGCCGGATAG
- a CDS encoding PAC2 family protein yields MSELVDIHLRPELAEPTLIIALDGWIDAGGAADTAAEAMADQAGVATLASYSTDELLDYRARRPTMHLLEGVITDLEWPAIELSGGTDAAGNDVLFLTGAEPDRLWRTFVGATVELALSFDVKRVIGLGAYPAPVPHTRSSRLSITTASQEVSDSLTGFQRGTLEVPAGVFAALDEEFNAAGIPAFGLWAQVPHYASNLPSPAAAKALVQGVMHHTGLSFNLDPMESEVKAGRLRLDSLLESNPEHQPLVEQLEEAWDQGQSADAAFTSPDGNLPSGEELAAEFQEFLRDQGPES; encoded by the coding sequence ATGAGCGAACTGGTGGACATTCACCTCCGACCCGAGTTGGCCGAGCCGACGCTGATCATCGCTCTCGACGGGTGGATCGATGCGGGCGGCGCCGCCGATACGGCCGCCGAGGCCATGGCCGATCAGGCGGGCGTTGCCACGCTCGCCAGCTACTCCACCGATGAGTTGCTGGACTACCGGGCACGTCGCCCCACCATGCACCTGTTGGAGGGCGTCATCACCGACCTGGAGTGGCCGGCGATTGAACTGAGTGGCGGCACCGACGCCGCCGGCAACGACGTGCTGTTCCTGACCGGCGCAGAACCCGACCGGCTGTGGCGAACCTTCGTGGGCGCAACCGTGGAGCTGGCCCTGAGCTTTGACGTGAAACGGGTCATCGGCCTGGGTGCCTACCCGGCACCGGTACCTCACACCCGGTCCAGCCGACTGAGCATCACCACCGCGTCCCAGGAGGTTTCCGACAGCCTCACCGGATTTCAGCGAGGCACCCTCGAGGTCCCCGCCGGCGTTTTCGCCGCACTTGACGAGGAATTCAACGCCGCAGGCATCCCCGCTTTCGGCCTGTGGGCGCAGGTGCCTCACTACGCGTCCAACCTGCCCTCCCCCGCCGCAGCCAAGGCATTGGTGCAAGGGGTCATGCACCACACCGGCCTGAGCTTCAACCTTGACCCGATGGAGAGCGAGGTCAAGGCCGGCCGGCTGCGGCTCGATTCGCTGTTGGAGTCCAACCCGGAGCATCAGCCACTGGTGGAGCAGCTGGAGGAGGCCTGGGACCAGGGCCAGAGCGCCGACGCGGCGTTCACGTCCCCCGACGGCAACCTCCCGTCCGGCGAGGAGTTGGCCGCCGAGTTTCAGGAGTTTCTGCGGGACCAGGGTCCCGAAAGCTGA
- a CDS encoding helix-hairpin-helix domain-containing protein, giving the protein MDDPFDALSPREKRSRPGGAASELIGDLRARLRPRGDPLEDPGQQRSGPIAMGLVAIGVVALLGLGAWWMSQGRAQPVDLPRAAVKSAAAPSVPTPAGQAVPAEQAVPAGQAVPAVTTMPSGSSVPQEVVVHVAGQVLHPGLYTVNVGGRLADAVAAAGGATPQADLDRVNLAEPLADGSRAYIPALGQAEAPGTMPQDALGPGLGSSQGSVPESTGTNEADTGNSATPGGLVNLNTADEAALEELPGVGPVTAEAIVAHRSEVGPFTQVEDLLEVRGIGDAKLEGMADLVTV; this is encoded by the coding sequence ATGGACGATCCCTTTGACGCGCTGTCTCCCCGCGAAAAGCGCTCGCGCCCGGGTGGCGCTGCATCTGAGCTGATTGGAGACCTTCGCGCCCGATTGCGACCCCGCGGTGACCCGCTTGAGGATCCGGGTCAACAGAGGAGTGGGCCCATCGCCATGGGGCTGGTGGCCATCGGCGTCGTGGCGCTGCTCGGGCTTGGCGCCTGGTGGATGTCGCAGGGACGCGCGCAACCTGTCGATTTGCCGAGAGCAGCGGTGAAGTCGGCAGCGGCACCATCGGTGCCAACTCCGGCCGGACAGGCTGTGCCGGCTGAACAGGCTGTGCCGGCCGGACAGGCTGTGCCGGCAGTTACGACGATGCCAAGCGGATCGTCGGTACCGCAGGAGGTGGTGGTGCACGTCGCCGGGCAGGTGCTCCACCCCGGCCTCTACACCGTGAACGTCGGCGGTCGCCTGGCTGATGCGGTTGCAGCTGCCGGTGGCGCCACACCCCAGGCTGACCTCGATCGTGTGAATCTGGCCGAGCCATTGGCCGATGGCTCACGCGCGTACATCCCGGCCCTCGGTCAGGCTGAGGCCCCGGGAACGATGCCTCAGGATGCGTTGGGGCCGGGTCTGGGCTCCTCGCAGGGTTCGGTGCCGGAGTCCACGGGAACGAACGAGGCCGACACGGGCAATTCGGCAACGCCAGGAGGGCTGGTCAACCTCAACACCGCCGATGAGGCCGCGCTGGAGGAGCTTCCCGGCGTCGGCCCGGTGACCGCTGAGGCGATTGTGGCGCACCGAAGCGAGGTGGGGCCGTTCACCCAGGTGGAGGACCTGCTGGAGGTGCGTGGTATCGGCGACGCAAAGCTGGAGGGTATGGCCGACCTGGTCACGGTGTGA
- a CDS encoding ComEC/Rec2 family competence protein, protein MNLAPAKVAVGALLGAVAGPVVYARLGPMATRAALLALLLGSGGLVWAWLGRSAAGVATALMVVVVGLSLRALAPLDTLDPGPVSGVVVLRGDPEVSFGGIEVVVADGDRRLLASIDGPSAGEVAALQLGDSMRVTGRTRRFRESTGWHRSRHLAGELQVDWVGDIRVGRGAVAVAAGVRERIRTSVAPLDPDARALVLGAALGDDRTQSAAQRDRFLRSGLTHLLVVSGQNVALMLVLCAPLITRVPVGRRWMMVTAVVGWFVVLVRPDPSVLRAGAAALVAAVAARRGHLVDASTVLAGALTAVVLVDPLVVGSLGFWLSAAATLGLVVGLGDRRGSDVNPVAVARATLAAQVGVAPVLAAAGLAVPLASFPANILAGAPAGFLTLWGMTIGLVAGTLPGPVATAARLPVAMAAWWVDGVARSAALLPLGRVTPTETYALMALGLATWMVWGHWEGRSRAVVASKVLWAPLVVAALWAGRPIAPTSGAVPGGCLLVDERGTVLVLERAPPSDRRLLAALADVEVRRIDVLAVTPGGLRLAATVVQVRDALPVGVVTDRAVTPGCEVLS, encoded by the coding sequence GTGAACCTGGCCCCGGCCAAGGTTGCGGTCGGGGCCTTGCTGGGCGCCGTGGCCGGGCCGGTCGTGTACGCCAGGTTGGGTCCGATGGCGACCCGGGCTGCCTTGCTCGCCCTGTTGCTGGGCTCTGGAGGGCTGGTGTGGGCCTGGCTGGGCCGCTCGGCCGCAGGTGTGGCGACTGCCTTGATGGTGGTGGTCGTGGGGCTGTCCCTTCGGGCGCTGGCGCCGCTGGACACCCTCGACCCTGGACCGGTCAGCGGAGTGGTGGTGTTGCGCGGCGATCCTGAGGTGAGCTTTGGCGGTATCGAGGTGGTTGTCGCCGATGGCGACCGACGTTTGCTTGCCTCAATCGATGGGCCGTCGGCCGGAGAGGTGGCCGCCTTGCAGCTGGGCGACTCGATGCGGGTGACCGGACGGACACGGCGATTCCGTGAGTCAACGGGATGGCACAGGTCCCGCCATCTCGCGGGCGAGCTTCAGGTGGATTGGGTGGGGGATATACGGGTGGGTCGTGGCGCCGTTGCGGTTGCGGCCGGGGTGCGGGAGCGCATCCGGACGTCGGTGGCTCCGCTTGATCCTGACGCCAGGGCCCTGGTGCTGGGCGCAGCGCTGGGCGACGATCGCACTCAGTCCGCTGCGCAACGAGACCGCTTTTTGCGGTCCGGGCTGACCCACCTGCTGGTGGTGTCGGGACAGAACGTGGCGCTCATGTTGGTGTTGTGCGCCCCGCTGATCACGAGGGTGCCGGTGGGGCGCCGTTGGATGATGGTGACGGCCGTGGTGGGCTGGTTCGTCGTGCTGGTGCGCCCCGACCCGTCGGTGTTGCGGGCGGGCGCGGCGGCCTTGGTGGCGGCCGTCGCAGCCCGACGTGGTCACCTGGTGGATGCGTCCACGGTGCTGGCGGGCGCCCTGACCGCAGTGGTGCTGGTGGACCCGTTGGTGGTCGGCTCCCTGGGATTCTGGCTGTCTGCGGCGGCCACGTTGGGCCTGGTGGTGGGTTTGGGCGATCGGCGCGGCAGCGACGTAAACCCGGTGGCTGTCGCACGGGCCACGTTGGCGGCGCAGGTCGGGGTGGCGCCGGTGTTGGCCGCTGCGGGCCTGGCGGTGCCGCTGGCCTCGTTTCCGGCCAACATCCTCGCCGGTGCACCCGCCGGATTCTTGACGCTGTGGGGCATGACCATCGGGTTGGTGGCCGGGACGCTGCCCGGTCCGGTGGCAACGGCCGCCCGGCTGCCCGTGGCGATGGCTGCCTGGTGGGTCGACGGGGTGGCCCGGTCGGCGGCCTTGCTGCCGCTGGGTCGGGTGACGCCCACAGAGACCTACGCGTTGATGGCCCTGGGCTTGGCGACCTGGATGGTTTGGGGCCATTGGGAGGGGCGCTCCCGAGCCGTCGTGGCATCAAAAGTGCTGTGGGCACCACTGGTGGTGGCGGCCCTTTGGGCCGGGCGGCCGATTGCACCCACAAGCGGCGCGGTCCCCGGGGGTTGCCTGTTGGTGGACGAGCGGGGCACCGTCCTGGTGCTCGAGCGGGCGCCTCCGTCGGATCGCCGTCTGTTGGCGGCGCTGGCGGATGTGGAGGTGCGCCGGATCGACGTGCTGGCCGTGACCCCGGGTGGGCTCCGCCTGGCCGCCACGGTGGTACAGGTTCGTGACGCATTGCCCGTGGGTGTCGTCACCGACCGCGCTGTGACACCCGGCTGTGAGGTGCTGTCATGA
- a CDS encoding M15 family metallopeptidase has product MAPAPHSYGTPLDLSPLENPCVSISGMTSPPASERYLDRVPSHTAVISHGDNVVEAFSQTGWQWGGIWPGPVDYQHFSVNGRWAPCVDHAHQE; this is encoded by the coding sequence GTGGCACCGGCGCCCCATTCCTACGGGACGCCGCTCGACCTGAGCCCGCTGGAGAACCCCTGCGTCAGCATCTCGGGCATGACCTCGCCCCCGGCGAGCGAGCGGTACCTCGACCGCGTCCCGAGCCACACGGCGGTGATCTCCCATGGCGACAACGTCGTCGAGGCCTTCTCACAAACCGGGTGGCAGTGGGGCGGGATCTGGCCCGGCCCGGTGGACTACCAACACTTCTCGGTCAACGGCCGCTGGGCGCCTTGCGTCGATCATGCTCATCAGGAGTGA
- a CDS encoding ArnT family glycosyltransferase yields MTTNVRGWGSPRRWALSLTLISTVAVAVRVGYVVWVLGPVQSGLDAIWYQLQGGSILAGTGFVVPTSLFEGNLTSTAAFPPAYPAYQAVWQWAVGPGAMSVRVAGVVPGVITVVLVALLGRALADARVGLLAAAAVALSPTLIAADSSTMSENLTVPLVLAALVLAHRVLTQGVGWPSVIALGAVCGVAVLTRQDLALMVVLVALPAVLASVGTGLRTRLLATSLLVLVVASVVGPWMWRNHRKVGTYAVSTISPSSALAGSNCDATYGGPDLGSWSFPCVVDATPTGGEAEVEVADAQRAQAVEYVRRHLTDVPLVLGAREARVWGLWDPRDLARRDADETRRYGWQLASRPLDAVLAVAGVVGLAQLGRRRSWGWEWLVVSAPLVIVCVSAAASYGNPRFNVTALPVLSIGMASLLMSMIDARRPAAVDREVLVVHRAGPDPAPLPPGL; encoded by the coding sequence GTGACGACGAACGTGCGTGGGTGGGGGAGCCCTCGACGGTGGGCGCTGAGCCTGACGCTGATCTCGACCGTGGCGGTTGCGGTTCGGGTGGGCTACGTGGTGTGGGTGCTCGGACCGGTGCAATCGGGACTGGATGCCATCTGGTACCAGTTGCAGGGCGGTTCGATCCTGGCGGGGACTGGATTTGTGGTGCCGACGTCGCTGTTCGAGGGGAACCTGACGTCGACGGCGGCATTCCCGCCTGCGTATCCGGCCTATCAGGCGGTCTGGCAGTGGGCGGTTGGCCCCGGTGCGATGTCAGTCCGCGTGGCCGGGGTGGTACCGGGTGTCATCACGGTGGTACTGGTTGCCCTGCTGGGACGAGCGCTCGCTGACGCACGGGTCGGACTGCTCGCAGCAGCAGCGGTGGCGCTGAGCCCGACGCTCATCGCCGCCGACTCCTCGACGATGAGCGAGAACCTCACGGTACCCCTGGTGTTGGCGGCGCTGGTGCTGGCGCATCGGGTGCTCACCCAGGGGGTCGGCTGGCCGTCGGTGATCGCCCTCGGAGCCGTGTGCGGCGTGGCCGTTCTGACCCGTCAGGACCTGGCACTGATGGTGGTGCTCGTCGCGTTGCCGGCGGTGCTGGCGAGCGTTGGCACGGGATTGCGAACCAGGCTGTTGGCGACGTCGCTGCTGGTGCTGGTGGTGGCGTCGGTTGTGGGGCCATGGATGTGGCGCAACCATCGGAAGGTCGGAACCTACGCCGTGTCAACCATCTCGCCGAGCAGCGCGTTGGCTGGGTCGAACTGCGATGCCACCTACGGTGGACCCGACCTGGGCAGTTGGAGCTTCCCGTGCGTCGTGGACGCGACGCCCACCGGAGGGGAGGCGGAGGTGGAGGTGGCCGACGCCCAACGGGCGCAAGCCGTCGAGTACGTCCGAAGGCACCTGACCGACGTGCCGCTGGTCCTGGGGGCACGCGAGGCCCGGGTGTGGGGGCTCTGGGATCCGCGAGACCTGGCCCGCCGCGACGCGGATGAGACCCGACGCTACGGGTGGCAGCTGGCAAGCCGCCCGCTTGACGCTGTGTTGGCCGTCGCCGGGGTCGTCGGCCTGGCGCAACTTGGTCGGAGGCGGTCGTGGGGCTGGGAGTGGCTCGTCGTGTCGGCACCGTTGGTCATCGTGTGCGTGAGCGCTGCGGCAAGCTACGGCAACCCGAGGTTCAACGTGACGGCCCTTCCGGTGTTGTCGATCGGCATGGCGTCACTCCTGATGAGCATGATCGACGCAAGGCGCCCAGCGGCCGTTGACCGAGAAGTGTTGGTAGTCCACCGGGCCGGGCCAGATCCCGCCCCACTGCCACCCGGTTTGTGA
- a CDS encoding tetratricopeptide repeat protein, whose product MVDVTDATFETEVLARSEQLPVVVDLWAPWCGPCKTLGPILEKVVADVGGKVALAKINVDENPQASQVFRVQSIPAVFGLVDRQVVDNFLGAQPEAKVAEFVRGLLPADESERLDELVGFGDEGSLRAALAIDASHEGARVALAKVLVGDGRTEEALALVEGLSEGDLEVRHVRALAASGGLIPVGGVTTELASLLDRVKGDDDARTRFLELLELLDPDDPATSEWRRKLTARLF is encoded by the coding sequence ATGGTCGACGTCACCGATGCCACCTTCGAAACCGAGGTGCTGGCACGCTCCGAACAGCTTCCGGTGGTGGTCGACCTGTGGGCTCCGTGGTGTGGGCCGTGCAAGACCCTGGGTCCGATTCTAGAAAAGGTCGTTGCCGACGTTGGCGGGAAGGTGGCCTTGGCCAAGATCAACGTCGACGAAAACCCGCAGGCATCGCAGGTTTTTCGGGTGCAGTCGATCCCGGCGGTCTTCGGGTTGGTGGACCGCCAGGTGGTCGACAACTTCCTGGGCGCACAACCGGAGGCCAAGGTGGCGGAGTTTGTGCGGGGGCTGCTGCCTGCGGACGAGAGCGAGCGACTCGATGAACTGGTCGGCTTCGGCGACGAAGGGTCGCTACGTGCCGCGCTCGCCATTGACGCCTCCCACGAGGGTGCGCGTGTGGCGTTGGCCAAGGTGTTGGTCGGCGACGGCCGCACCGAGGAGGCGCTCGCCCTCGTCGAGGGGCTCTCCGAGGGCGATCTGGAGGTTCGACATGTGCGCGCCCTGGCCGCCTCGGGTGGGTTGATCCCCGTCGGTGGGGTCACCACCGAGTTGGCGTCTCTTCTCGACCGCGTCAAGGGTGACGACGACGCCCGTACCCGATTTTTGGAGCTGCTGGAGTTGTTGGACCCGGACGACCCGGCTACGTCGGAGTGGCGCCGCAAGTTGACCGCACGGTTGTTTTAA
- the holA gene encoding DNA polymerase III subunit delta translates to MTAAPPVWLVRGDDPVLVEDAVGKLVDRLVGDANRSETVDVFSGADYELGAVVMAAETPSMFGRRVLVAREGGRFNTDDCAEVLRYIESPSESSVIVIAWERPAVSGARLGATPRKLLSAVKAAGGLLETKAPGGGKARSQWVGEQLSALPVRLTPAAKTLVQSTLGEDLGRLVGLGATLKGVYGEGALVDAPDLAHYLGEAGSVPPWDLTDAIDDRRSKVAIDNLNRMVSGGDRHPLQVMASLITHYQRIAALSGSDVRTERDAADLLGIKGSTFPAKKALAQSRRLGPEGVARAIALLAQADVDLRGASGLDALTVTQVLVARLSRLGR, encoded by the coding sequence ATGACCGCAGCCCCCCCTGTATGGCTGGTTCGTGGCGACGACCCGGTTCTGGTGGAGGACGCGGTCGGTAAACTCGTCGATCGTCTGGTTGGCGACGCCAACCGCTCCGAGACCGTGGACGTCTTCTCGGGTGCCGACTACGAACTTGGTGCCGTGGTGATGGCGGCAGAAACACCGTCGATGTTTGGTCGGAGGGTGTTGGTGGCACGTGAGGGCGGACGGTTCAACACCGACGACTGCGCAGAGGTGCTGCGTTACATCGAGTCGCCTTCAGAGAGCTCGGTGATCGTGATTGCCTGGGAACGCCCTGCGGTTTCGGGTGCCCGTCTGGGCGCCACGCCCCGCAAGTTGCTGAGCGCCGTGAAAGCGGCCGGCGGGCTGCTGGAGACCAAGGCCCCCGGTGGCGGCAAGGCGCGGTCGCAGTGGGTGGGCGAGCAGTTGTCCGCCCTGCCGGTGCGCCTGACCCCGGCCGCCAAAACGTTGGTGCAGTCGACGCTGGGGGAGGATCTGGGTCGGCTGGTCGGTCTGGGCGCCACGTTGAAGGGCGTGTACGGCGAGGGCGCTCTGGTGGATGCTCCCGACCTGGCGCACTATCTCGGCGAGGCCGGCTCGGTGCCGCCGTGGGACCTGACCGACGCAATTGACGATCGTCGATCCAAGGTGGCCATCGACAACCTCAACCGTATGGTGAGTGGCGGAGACCGACATCCACTTCAGGTCATGGCATCGCTCATCACCCACTATCAACGCATCGCTGCGCTGTCGGGCTCAGATGTGCGAACCGAGCGCGACGCAGCCGACCTGTTGGGTATCAAGGGGTCGACGTTCCCTGCCAAGAAGGCGCTGGCTCAAAGCCGACGGTTGGGCCCGGAAGGTGTGGCGCGTGCGATCGCCCTGTTGGCGCAAGCCGACGTCGACCTGCGGGGCGCGTCGGGCTTGGATGCACTCACGGTGACGCAGGTGCTGGTTGCCCGATTGTCCCGGTTAGGGCGGTAA